One part of the Botrytis cinerea B05.10 chromosome 8, complete sequence genome encodes these proteins:
- the Bchfm1 gene encoding Bchfm1, which translates to MDRSWDPHLQRIANGTIGNTSDGVPHHGDGKDAGFSTNFFIGKDSQQLPPGPGFTFGPSPMQHNQQVSGPYGQDVDVRGRYNNTGGHNQSSGYLMAPREEPPTAGFTFAPAPRQPGQRMSPLGQNTDVRASYDLPVHDPLQGYLSRPSFELSQPMQRLAPHSTAGIGNGQGRLSLPRFSSHVGGQAQSKARERKEPRVLTSTDDHFKQQILQDIELKPKPRNIPARLSNSGVGEGQSPLTQLANNMISQTSMLMPRALGLSPSKQNIFQSQLERPLQFQQKNQQVSTPPSTRMDLGAFAYKPPERMNTTLNSSPLQLPVSSPSARVSSRRNSNRRLPPHNTKETGQGFEHQYTAPHTPHNQASPSNRYALSSTASQAQEMGRGVETFGFSPAKTYPGSVGQFKNDHQIIPFGNGPPKAHGIQLVSPHELPDRFRQVFPYELFNAVQSKCFAQIYKTNNNIVISAPTGSGKTALLELAICKLVESYGSGQFKIVYQAPIKSLCSERMRDWTKKFSHLNLPVAELTGDTSNAEMSRVGNASIIITTPEKWDSITRKWTDYQKLLQLVKLFLIDEVHILKDARGATLEAVVSRMHSIGASVRFVALSATVPNAHDIATWLGRDSSSRQLPAHRETFGEEFRPVKLQKHVHGYESRANDFAFEKILDGKLPALIQKYSCKKPIMIFCFTRKSCEVTATILAEHWTRQRVVDRAWPTPTTRTVVGSKDLQELVGCGVAYHHAGLDAQDRCAIETAYLKGDISVICCTSTLAVGVNLPCHLVVLKGTVCFQDSGLVEYSDLEVMQMLGRAGRPQFDDSAIAIIMTRMDKADRYKKMISGQDILESTLHLNLIEHLNSEIGLRTIKTAYEAKVWLGGTFLSVRMRQNPKYYKFSGVAPSRDADEQLELVCERDIKLLQEYELVTKEENFSCTDYGAAMSRYMVQFETMKLLLSIPRHSKTEVILNTICQAAEFKDLRMKPNERSSLREFNKSPMMKFPIKENISTTGHKIFLMIQVQLGGIEPLTNNDFRVISRQFAMETNIILERFQRLIRCVIDCKAVDCDSISVRCALDLSRSVAANYWENSSLQLRQVPQIGPASLRKLAGNNVNTIEKLSGLDTAGVERVMGKNPPFGKKMKDILIEFPQLTLTAQIVGRAFSKQGEQPKVKVNAVLGYSNPKIPNWSGRIPSITFIAETSSGTLVFFWRMNIKKLSNGGSKQEFTVELSSPDDEIKCWLACDEIVGTLKSCVLQHHVPASEFPPPKAMIERPSIKRSKAQELGICDEFDDGIDEDAMLAVAKQIEGGRRASSDYGSDAFIDIDTVGLDNSKENKKFNEEVVELEPVKMENGKWACNHHCRDGNTLKNGQICKHRCCREGLDKPRKVTRKKSSTGITGDQGSKIDDNIKGSVTKPSMSNPQPPGTKQLSKLTKKPKLMQSSGPSSDQDIVEVVDLSRTLLPVTYPDVAPRDYRKLHNLHTSIQKDTSVRLPKGQPRFSYASGKMPNFSFMYNDGSKNDEKDEPEHFDSDEYEFPSPSALLSSEKQASKGVSISATQLPPPAMSVDISRQDGNEQQAHSDDPFEDSFGSLEAAMIGLDDSINLRTGPAAPNAPATPKLNTSFANNVFDFAAFNSEEVNEQQFSSPLMNQIQRKHQEGEMDEMDIGMPSIKRQQSSPWMKDFQNGDVMGYDQWGENENEGYDGPVLPQMKRRKIDGGDEDGDRGGMESIGKDPEDALKSTSGSSAPAWANKTGSGIMGSDIGNGGDDEQKGNLKANVRQEPAWVGEMDPDFIDMFRGYVDFVD; encoded by the exons ATGGATAGAAGTTGGGATCCTCATCTTCAGAGAATTGCGAATGGTACAATTGGCAATACATCTGATGGTGTGCCTCAtcatggagatggaaaagatgcAGGATTTTCCACAAACTTCTTCATAGGTAAGGACTCTCAACAGTTACCTCCAGGACCAGGATTCACCTTCGGACCATCTCCAATGCAGCATAATCAACAAGTATCTGGTCCATACGGTCAGGATGTGGATGTGCGAGGTCGTTATAACAACACAGGAGGACATAACCAATCTTCTGGATATCTGATGGCACCAAGAGAGGAACCGCCTACTGCGGGATTTACTTTTGCTCCGGCACCAAGGCAACCTGGGCAAAGGATGTCACCTCTTGGTCAAAATACAGATGTGCGAGCTTCGTATGATCTTCCGGTTCATGATCCACTCCAGGGGTACTTGAGTCGTCCTTCATTTGAGTTATCTCAACCTATGCAAAGACTCGCTCCACATTCTACTGCTGGTATTGGTAATGGGCAAGGCCGCTTATCTCTCCCTAGATTTTCTTCTCATGTTGGCGGTCAAGCACAATCCAAGGCTCGTGAACGAAAAGAACCTAGGGTTCTGACCAGTACAGATGATCACTTCAAACAGCAGATCTTGCAGGATATCGAGCTGAAACCCAAGCCGAGAAATATACCAGCACGTCTTTCGAATTCCGGTGTTGGTGAAGGGCAGAGTCCTCTAACTCAGCTTGCCAACAATATGATCTCGCAGACATCAATGCTGATGCCTCGAGCTTTGGGACTGAGTCCTTCGAAGCAGAACATTTTTCAGAGTCAATTGGAGAGACCGCTGCAGTTTCAGCAAAAGAACCAACAGGTTTCTACACCACCGTCTACTAGAATGGACTTGG GTGCCTTCGCCTATAAACCTCCTGAACGAATGAATACAACCTTaaattcttctcctttgcAACTTCCAGTGTCGAGTCCTAGTGCTAGAGTTAGTTCACGTCGAAATTCGAATCGACGTTTACCTCCACACAATACAAAAGAAACAGGGCAGGGTTTCGAACACCAGTATACGGCTCCACATACACCTCATAATCAGGCTTCACCCAGTAACAGATATGCTCTATCATCGACAGCCTCTCAAGCACAGGAGATGGGCCGTGGTGTAGAGACTTTCGGTTTCTCGCCCGCTAAGACATATCCTGGTAGTGTTGGACAATTTAAGAATGACCATCAGATTATCCCTTTTGGGAATGGCCCGCCAAAGGCACATGGAATTCAGCTGGTATCCCCTCACGAACTTCCAGATCGATTTCGTCAAGTATTTCCGTACGAACTTTTCAATGCTGTACAGTCCAAATGTTTTGCACAAATCTATAAGACCAATAATAACATTGTTATCTCTGCTCCTACTGGAAGTGGTAAAACGGCTCTTCTAGAACTTGCCATTTGTAAGCTAGTCGAAAGCTATGGTTCAGGACAGTTCAAGATCGTTTATCAAGCACCGATTAAATCTCTCTGTTCGGAACGTATGAGGGATTGGACCAAGAAGTTTAGTCATTTGAATTTACCTGTTGCGGAACTTACTGGTGATACTAGCAATGCCGAAATGAGTCGAGTAGGGAACGCATCGATCATCATTACCACACCTGAGAAATGGGATAGTATTACGCGAAAATGGACAgattatcaaaagcttttgcAGTTGGTGAAGCTTTTCTTGATTGATGAGGTCCATATCCTTAAGGATGCGAGAGGAGCTACTCTTGAAGCTGTAGTTTCTCGGATGCATTCTATCGGCGCTAGTGTTCGGTTTGTTGCTTTGAGTGCTACTGTTCCTAATGC ACATGATATTGCCACTTGGCTTGGAAGAGATTCAAGTAGTCGACAATTACCTGCTCATCGAGAAACATTCGGCGAAGAATTCAGACCTGTCAAGTTACAGAAACATGTGCATGGATACGAGAGCCGTGCAAATGACTTTGCTTTTGAGAAAATCCTTGATGGCAAGTTACCGGCTTTAATTCAGAAATATTCTTGTAAGAAGCCTATTATGATCTTTTGTTTCACTAGAAAATCGTGTGAAGTTACAGCAACTATTCTTGCGGAACATTGGACTCGACAAAGGGTTGTCGACCGCGCTTGGCCAACTCCAACTACCAGAACAGTTGTAGGAAGTAAAGATCTACAAGAGTTGGTTGGATGTGGTGTCGCTTATCATCATGCAGGCCTTGATGCGCAGGATAGATGTGCTATTGAGACAGCATATCTGAAAGGAGATATTAGTGTAATCTGTTGTACCTCGACATTAGCTGTTGGAGTCAATCTACCTTGTCATCTTGTGGTTCTGAAGGGTACAGTTTGCTTTCAAGATAGTGGTCTTGTCGAATATTCTGACCTCGAGGTTATGCAAATGTTAGGTCGTGCTGGAAGACCTCAATTTGACGATAGTGCTATTGCAATTATCATGACTCGAATGGATAAGGCAGATCGATACAAAAAGATGATTTCCGGTCAGGATATCTTGGAGAGTACGCTACACTTGAACCTCATTGAACATCTCAACTCAGAAATCGGACTTCGTACCATCAAGACTGCTTACGAAGCCAAAGTTTGGTTAGGAGGGACATTTTTGAGTGTTAGGATGAGACAGAATCCTAAGTATTACAAGTTTTCTGGGGTTGCTCCTAGTAGAGATGCCGACGAACAACTCGAATTGGTGTGCGAGAGAGATATCaaacttcttcaagaatACGAGCTAGTCACAAAAGAGGAAAATTTCTCGTGCACAGATTATGGTGCTGCTATGAGCCGATACATGGTCCAGTTCGAGACGatgaaattattattgagTATTCCTCGTCATTCGAAGACGGAAGTAATCTTGAATACCATATGCCAAGCAGCAGAATTCAAAGACCTCCGAATGAAACCAAATGAACGATCAAGTCTTCGAGAATTTAACAAATCTCCCATGATGAAGTTTCCAATCAAGGAGAACATATCAACAACAGGTCATAAAATCTTTCTCATGATTCAAGTACAGCTTGGTGGCATTGAACCATTAACAAATAACGACTTTCGAGTTATCAGTCGACAGTTCGCAATGGAGACTAATATCATACTGGAACGATTTCAACGCTTGATTCGATGCGTTATTGATTGTAAAGCTGTGGATTGTGATTCGATCTCTGTACGCTGTGCTCTTGATCTTTCTAGGAGTGTTGCAGCGAATTACTGGGAAAACTCATCTTTACAGTTGAGGCAAGTTCCCCAAATAGGACCAGCATCTCTACGTAAATTAGCTGGGAATAACGTCAATACTATAGAGAAGCTTTCTGGGCTTGATACAGCAGGGGTTGAGAGAGTTATGGGCAAAAATCCTCCATTTGGGAAAAAGATGAAGGACATTTTGATTGAGTTCCCTCAATTGACTCTCACAGCTCAAATTGTTGGAAGAGCTTTTTCAAAACAGGGAGAGCAACCAAAGGTTAAAGTCAATGCCGTACTTGGTTattcaaatcccaaaataCCCAACTGGTCGGGTAGAATACCTTCAATTACCTTCATAGCCGAAACATCCTCTGGCACTTTGGTATTTTTCTGGCGTATGAACATCAAAAAATTGTCGAATGGTGGCTCTAAACAAGAGTTTACTGTTGAGCTTTCGTCACCAGATGACGAGATCAAGTGTTGGCTTGCGTGCGATGAGATTGTTGGCACTCTAAAATCTTGTGTTTTACAGCACCACGTTCCCGCATCTGAGTTTCCTCCTCCGAAAGCTATGATTGAACGACCGAGCATAAAGAGATCAAAGGCTCAAGAGCTGGGAATTTGTGATGAATTCGATGATGgtattgatgaagatgctaTGCTCGCAGTAGCCAAGCAAATTGAAGGTGGACGTCGAGCTTCTAGTGATTATGGTTCGGATGCTttcattgatattgatacaGTTGGTCTAGACAATTctaaagagaataagaaattcAATGAAGAAGTCGTTGAATTAGAGCCcgtgaagatggaaaatgggaaatgggcTTGTAATCATCATTGTCGTGATGGAAATACTTTGAAAAATGGTCAAATCTGTAAGCATAGGTGTTGTAGGGAGGGTTTGGATAAACCTAGAAAGGTTACGAGAAAGAAGTCTTCCACAGGAATTACCGGAGATCAAGGTTCGAAGATTGATGATAATATTAAGGGAAGTGTGACCAAGCCCAGCATGAGTAATCCTCAACCTCCCGGTACGAAACAGCTCTCGAAATTGACCAAGAAACCTAAGCTTATGCAATCATCGGGTCCAAGTTCGGATCAAGACATTGTTGAAGTAGTCGACCTTTCGAGAACTTTGCTTCCAGTAACATATCCCGACGTCGCTCCAAGAGATTATCGTAAATTGCATAATTTGCATACaagtattcaaaaagatacaTCTGTTCGACTTCCGAAAGGCCAGCCCAGATTCTCTTATGCAAGTGGAAAAATGCcaaatttttcattcatgtATAATGATGGCTCTAAGAAtgatgaaaaagatgaaCCGGAACATTTTGATTCTGATGAGTATGaattcccttccccttctgCTCTTTTAAGCAGTGAAAAGCAAGCGTCCAAAGGTGTCTCTATTTCTGCAACTCAGTTACCACCACCAGCTATGAGTGTGGACATCTCTAGgcaagatggaaatgagcAACAAGCTCATTCTGACGACCCGTTTGAAGATTCATTTGGTAGTCTCGAAGCTGCGATGATAGGTTTAGATGATTCCATCAATCTTCGAACTGGCCCCGCTGCCCCTAATGCCCCAGCTACTCCCAAACTCAATACAAGCTTCGCTAATAATGTGTTTGACTTTGCGGCATTCAATTCTGAGGAAGTCAATGAACAACAATTCTCTAGTCCATTAATGAATCAGATTCAAAGAAAACACCAAGAaggagagatggatgagatggatattgGTATGCCATCTATAAAGCGTCAGCAATCAAGTCCTTGGAtgaaagattttcaaaacggtgatgtgatgggataTGATCAGTGGGGTGAAAATGAGAACGAAGGTTATGATGGTCCGGTATTACCTcagatgaaaagaagaaaaattgatggaggagatgaggatggggatcGTGGCGGTATGGAAAGCATTGGAAAAGATCCGGAGGACGCTTTAAAATCTACCAGTGGAAGTAGTGCACCAGCATGGGCCAATAAGACGGGTTCTGGAATTATGGGATCGGATATAGGGAATGGTGGAGATGATGAGCAGAAAGGGAATCTGAAAGCCAATGTCCGTCAAGAACCGGCTTGGGTGGGTGAGATGGATCCggattttattgatatgTTTAGGGGAtatgttgattttgttgattga